CCGGCGTACACCCCGACCGCACCCGCATCGGGATACCCTACCACGTCGGGCTCGTCCATCGTCGACAGCACGAGATAGCGGAGCGTCTCGTCGCCGTCGTTCACGATCCGGTGGGCGTGCTCTTCGCCGGTCGGGAGCGCGACGTACGTGCCCGCCGACAGCGAGTGCTCCTCGTCGTCGAGGCGCAGGAGACCGGAGCCGGCGAGGACGTACACCGCCTCCTCGTTTTTCGTGTGGTAGTGATACGGCCACGAGCGCTCGCCGGCAGGGAGCTCGTAGAGGCTACAGCCCAGTTGGTCGCCGCCATCGGCGTCGCCGAGCTGTTTGCGCCGGAAGCCGATGTCGTCGGGGCCGATAGAACTCCAGTCGAGGTCG
This is a stretch of genomic DNA from Halococcus salifodinae DSM 8989. It encodes these proteins:
- a CDS encoding cupin domain-containing protein; amino-acid sequence: MPVDETDLDWSSIGPDDIGFRRKQLGDADGGDQLGCSLYELPAGERSWPYHYHTKNEEAVYVLAGSGLLRLDDEEHSLSAGTYVALPTGEEHAHRIVNDGDETLRYLVLSTMDEPDVVGYPDAGAVGVYAGSPPGGDEDDRELSGFFDPEDRLDFWTDVADTGSMTVAESSDRSED